A stretch of Oreochromis aureus strain Israel breed Guangdong linkage group 11, ZZ_aureus, whole genome shotgun sequence DNA encodes these proteins:
- the LOC116322592 gene encoding uncharacterized protein KIAA0408 isoform X1 translates to MWSAFVNGAGLHSGGGAGGGYVPSQGWEFVPCSRMERADRGKGKNRNPLRRISSPPTVFSQIYDTQLGASPAGAEGGAGSQLEIHRGQMWPGPEPQQQQQQREAQHTRLKKKFEDLKKRHVHDKEEWMRQKESLLREVADIQGGENRRILLDLKTVLEEVQVEVKREEEKRTELQLQYTRDRCAWELEKAELKCRIAQLEAREAAGLVRGGVQSAAGPGSSASRCTREQHGETSTTRREREEQQRILADTYSTAMDLRSRLEHSERDWLREKAELLERFDVERREWESQLKDMQKKIEELYCEVRTKRAGAGLDSGRQDAASDAVHRLSIRSTSTGSSLLSDNSHSEPLSSSSQSEPNRHPSLPGLYHNRSISVDGGCSNKDSHHSTCFQKDSLCDFIVGNEFARRQYSQPKLVDVLKSAGTWQQSSVTDNKEDVDTAALDADYHGAPECGVKKENVCKGNEERDPSDGSDKKTNTIALNAALKEIARVSEELCSYQDEIRKKNGDKRNRSESLCLSQESDILFDHNETRLDVDEAPCDLSQIYDDLLALERENWITLSPGNTWQVKRGLSESWTTKNSDPDGYTNTQTSHGVHSEMDTAAPPIPPRTSSWNLSTPIHPDTELHIPESPISTVKKCHSPCALVDRKCSSPSIVRKFGAMLQENEGKVFVDGVVASCSVPANSNCNMACCHNRWSCDTSKITNSKLSTYGSVQKSFSEVNIRTARKDLCSDYGPGVGNLKGAEAQTPQTVRELPVELLLSSPVSPNLQGSRRNIMLEQKTAEFNRTLFQAEMGRGVDGEDSFSATNTSSVGFQPVHTESEVLPSKETKFEPHFTDATTSIMGVHPEATVSESAIQNPEVQPRSVRCTTKPEEAIIKQEPPSVLSTVPPQAVLREAPVPSHNPAHHCEVKHKVRTASSPSKKTQHRGATEGLFSEPVLPASTQPAQPVDDSSSKKENPYGAKTQPVRAAVSLQQLSAENKQRQTAAPRHVSGSSCQSDSSRPGPRIMNDHPWKPLTLAAYPRPEGSRSNYGAVERILKNYESAARAQQNQQNEMHSNSNPFFSAAQEKNATELDMLNVNPLPLPLTLRHTQSAHNLQTHASHAQLSSHSASGVKEIQLVIQENEEPSVFSSSSHKSFSRPARPANRRLPSRWASRSPTSSSSTSSSPSTTPVVPPSIPLQKLSSSFTYSHAFHIETIII, encoded by the exons ATGTGGAGCGCTTTTGTGAACGGCGCGGGGCTGCACAGTGGGGGCGGTGCTGGCGGGGGATACGTCCCTTCTCAGGGATGGGAGTTTGTCCCGTGCTCCAGGATGGAGAGGGCAGACAGAGGCAAGGGAAAAAATCGCAACCCGCTGAGGAGGATCTCTTCCCCACCCACCGTCTTCAGTCAGATCTACGACACGCAACTCGGTGCTTCCCCCGCAGGTGCAGAGGGTGGAGCGGGGTCCCAGCTTGAGATTCACAGGGGGCAAATGTGGCCAGGTCCAGAAccccagcagcagcaacagcagcggGAAGCCCAGCATACACggctaaaaaagaaatttgAGGATCTGAAAAAGCGACACGTACATGACAAAGAAGAATGGATGCGACAGAAGGAGTCATTGTTGAGAGAAGTGGCTGACATTCAA GGAGGGGAGAACAGGAGGATTCTGTTGGACCTGAAGACGGTTTTAGAAGAAGTGCAGGTGGAGgtgaagagagaagaagagaagagaaccGAGCTCCAGTTGCAGTATACCAGAGACAGATGTGCATGGGAGCTGGAGAAAGCTGAACTTAAATGCAGGATTGCACAG TTGGAGGCTAGAGAGGCTGCTGGATTGGTACGTGGAGGGGTCCAGTCAGCAGCAGGACCTGGCTCTTCAGCTTCACGGTGCACTCGAGAACAGCACGGTGAGACATCGACGACCCGCAGGGAGAGGGAAGAGCAGCAGAGGATCCTGGCAGATACATATTCTACGGCCATGGACCTGCGCAGCCGCCTGGAGCACAGTGAGAGGGACTGGTTGAGAGAGAAAGCTGAGCTGCTGGAAAGGTTTGACGTGGAGAGAAGGGAGTGGGAGAGCCAGCTGAAGGATATGCAGAAGAAAATAGAAGAG CTGTACTGTGAGGTGAGAACCAAGCGAGCAGGGGCTGGACTGGACAGTGGCAGACAGGATGCCGCCAGTGATGCTGTGCATAGACTCAGCATCCGCTCCACCAGCACAGGGTCGAGTCTTCTCAGCGATAACTCCCACTCGGAGccactcagcagcagcagtcagtCAGAGCCAAACAGACATCCATCTTTACCTGGACTTTATCACAACAGAAGCATCAGTGTTGATGGTGGTTGCAGTAACAAAGACAGTCACCACTCCACCTGTTTCCAGAAAGACAGTCTGTGTGATTTTATAGTTGGTAATGAGTTCGCTCGGCGCCAGTATTCACAACCTAAGCTTGTGGATGTATTGAAATCTGCAGGGACTTGGCAGCAAAGCTCAGTCACTGATAATAAGGAAGATGTGGATACAGCAGCGCTGGATGCTGATTATCACGGAGCCCCAGAATGTGgagtaaaaaaggaaaatgtttgtaaaggcaaTGAGGAAAGAGACCCGAGCGACGGCAGTGACAAGAAGACGAATACGATTGCTCTTAATGCT GCTCTCAAAGAGATTGCTCGTGTAAGTGAGGAGCTTTGTAGTTACCAGGATGAGATCAGAAAGAAGAACGGAGATAAGAG GAATCGATCTGAATCTCTGTGCCTATCTCAGGAAAGTGACATACTCTTTGACCATAATGAAACGCGCCTAGATGTTGATGAAGCTCCTTGTGACCTCAGCCAGATCTACGATGATCTCCTGGCCTTGGAGAGGGAAAATTGGATCACTTTGTCTCCAGGTAACACCTGGCAAGTGAAAAGAGGGCTGAGTGAATCCTGGACAACAAAGAACAGTGATCCAGATggctacacaaacacacagacaagccATGGAGTGCACTCTGAAATGGATACAGCAGCCCCACCCATCCCTCCTCGGACCTCCTCCTGGAATCTGAGCACTCCCATCCATCCGGACACAGAACTGCACATCCCAGAATCTCCAATATCAACTGTGAAGAAGTGCCATAGTCCCTGCGCTTTAGTGGACAGAAAGTGTAGCAGCCCATCCATTGTCAGGAAGTTTGGGGCTATGCTAcaagaaaatgaaggaaaagttTTTGTAGATGGTGTGGTAGCATCGTGCTCTGTGCCTGCTAACTCTAACTGTAATATGGCCTGTTGCCATAACCGCTGGTCCTGTGATACAAGCAAGATCACTAACAGTAAGTTGTCCACATATGGATCTGTGCAGAAAAGCTTCTCTGAAGTCAACATACGGACTGCCAGGAAAGATCTGTGTTCAGATTACGGTCCAGGTGTTGGAAATTTAAAAGGTGCTGAGGCACAAACACCTCAAACTGTCAGAGAATTACCTGTAGAGTTGCTCCTGTCCTCACCTGTCAGCCCCAACCTTCAGGGATCCAGAAGAAACATTATGCTGGaacaaaaaacagctgagtTCAACCGAACTTTATTTCAGGCAGAGATGGGCCGTGGGGTAGATGGAGAAGACAGTTTTAGTGCAACGAATACCAGCTCAGTGGGTTTCCAGCCGGTCCATACAGAATCTGAGGTTTTACCTTCCAAAGAGACTAAGTTTGAGCCACATTTTACTGATGCAACCACTAGCATCATGGGTGTGCATCCTGAAGCAACTGTCTCAGAGTCTGCAATACAGAACCCTGAGGTCCAACCAAGGTCAGTAAGATGCACCACTAAACCAGAGGAGGCTATTATAAAGCAAGAACCTCCTTCTGTACTTTCAACTGTTCCACCACAGGCTGTTCTTAGGGAAGCACCAGTACCCTCTCATAATCCTGCACACCATTGTGAGGTCAAGCACAAAGTTCGAACAGCAAGCAGTCCTTCgaagaaaacacaacacagaggaGCAACAGAGGGTCTTTTTTCTGAACCGGTCTTGCCTGCAAGTACTCAGCCAGCTCAGCCTGTGGATGATTCCAGCTCTAAGAAAGAGAATCCCTATGGAGCAAAGACTCAGCCAGTCAGAGCTGCTGTTtcactccagcagctgtctgctgagaacaaacaaagacagacgGCAGCGCCAAGACATGTTTCTGGGTCTTCCTGCCAGTCTGACTCCTCCAGACCTGGGCCTCGAATAATGAATGACCATCCGTGGAAACCCCTCACTCTTGCTGCATACCCGAGGCCTGAGGGATCCAGGTCCAACTATGGAGCAGTGGAAAGAATTCTGAAAAATTATGAAAGTGCAGCTCGGGCACAACAGAACCAACAGAACGAGATGCATTCTAACTCTAACCCATTCTTCAGTGCTGCACAGGAGAAGAACGCCACAGAACTGGACATGCTGAATGTGAACCCTCTGCCTTTACCTCTTActttgagacacacacagagtgcaCACAACTTACAGACACACGCCAGTCATGCACAGCTAAGCAGCCACAGTGCCAGTGGTGTGAAAGAGATACAGCTTGTAAtacag gaAAATGAAGAGCCTTCtgtcttttcttcctcctcccaCAAGAGCTTTTCAAGACCTGCCCGCCCAGCCAACCGTCGTCTCCCCTCACGATGGGCCAGCCGCTCCCCCACTTCGTCCTCTTCCACCTCGTCCTCTCCCTCTACCACTCCTGTTGTGCCTCCATCCATTCCCCTTCAGaagctctcctcctcctttacaTACTCACATGCCTTTCACATTGAGACTATCATCATTTGA
- the LOC116322592 gene encoding uncharacterized protein LOC116322592 isoform X3, producing MWSAFVNGAGLHSGGGAGGGYVPSQGWEFVPCSRMERADRGKGKNRNPLRRISSPPTVFSQIYDTQLGASPAGAEGGAGSQLEIHRGQMWPGPEPQQQQQQREAQHTRLKKKFEDLKKRHVHDKEEWMRQKESLLREVADIQGGENRRILLDLKTVLEEVQVEVKREEEKRTELQLQYTRDRCAWELEKAELKCRIAQLEAREAAGLVRGGVQSAAGPGSSASRCTREQHGETSTTRREREEQQRILADTYSTAMDLRSRLEHSERDWLREKAELLERFDVERREWESQLKDMQKKIEELYCEVRTKRAGAGLDSGRQDAASDAVHRLSIRSTSTGSSLLSDNSHSEPLSSSSQSEPNRHPSLPGLYHNRSISVDGGCSNKDSHHSTCFQKDSLCDFIVGNEFARRQYSQPKLVDVLKSAGTWQQSSVTDNKEDVDTAALDADYHGAPECGVKKENVCKGNEERDPSDGSDKKTNTIALNAALKEIARVSEELCSYQDEIRKKNGDKRNRSESLCLSQESDILFDHNETRLDVDEAPCDLSQIYDDLLALERENWITLSPGNTWQVKRGLSESWTTKNSDPDGYTNTQTSHGVHSEMDTAAPPIPPRTSSWNLSTPIHPDTELHIPESPISTVKKCHSPCALVDRKCSSPSIVRKFGAMLQENEGKVFVDGVVASCSVPANSNCNMACCHNRWSCDTSKITNSKLSTYGSVQKSFSEVNIRTARKDLCSDYGPGVGNLKGAEAQTPQTVRELPVELLLSSPVSPNLQGSRRNIMLEQKTAEFNRTLFQAEMGRGVDGEDSFSATNTSSVGFQPVHTESEVLPSKETKFEPHFTDATTSIMGVHPEATVSESAIQNPEVQPRSVRCTTKPEEAIIKQEPPSVLSTVPPQAVLREAPVPSHNPAHHCEVKHKVRTASSPSKKTQHRGATEGLFSEPVLPASTQPAQPVDDSSSKKENPYGAKTQPVRAAVSLQQLSAENKQRQTAAPRHVSGSSCQSDSSRPGPRIMNDHPWKPLTLAAYPRPEGSRSNYGAVERILKNYESAARAQQNQQNEMHSNSNPFFSAAQEKNATELDMLNVNPLPLPLTLRHTQSAHNLQTHASHAQLSSHSASGVKEIQLVIQGQEDN from the exons ATGTGGAGCGCTTTTGTGAACGGCGCGGGGCTGCACAGTGGGGGCGGTGCTGGCGGGGGATACGTCCCTTCTCAGGGATGGGAGTTTGTCCCGTGCTCCAGGATGGAGAGGGCAGACAGAGGCAAGGGAAAAAATCGCAACCCGCTGAGGAGGATCTCTTCCCCACCCACCGTCTTCAGTCAGATCTACGACACGCAACTCGGTGCTTCCCCCGCAGGTGCAGAGGGTGGAGCGGGGTCCCAGCTTGAGATTCACAGGGGGCAAATGTGGCCAGGTCCAGAAccccagcagcagcaacagcagcggGAAGCCCAGCATACACggctaaaaaagaaatttgAGGATCTGAAAAAGCGACACGTACATGACAAAGAAGAATGGATGCGACAGAAGGAGTCATTGTTGAGAGAAGTGGCTGACATTCAA GGAGGGGAGAACAGGAGGATTCTGTTGGACCTGAAGACGGTTTTAGAAGAAGTGCAGGTGGAGgtgaagagagaagaagagaagagaaccGAGCTCCAGTTGCAGTATACCAGAGACAGATGTGCATGGGAGCTGGAGAAAGCTGAACTTAAATGCAGGATTGCACAG TTGGAGGCTAGAGAGGCTGCTGGATTGGTACGTGGAGGGGTCCAGTCAGCAGCAGGACCTGGCTCTTCAGCTTCACGGTGCACTCGAGAACAGCACGGTGAGACATCGACGACCCGCAGGGAGAGGGAAGAGCAGCAGAGGATCCTGGCAGATACATATTCTACGGCCATGGACCTGCGCAGCCGCCTGGAGCACAGTGAGAGGGACTGGTTGAGAGAGAAAGCTGAGCTGCTGGAAAGGTTTGACGTGGAGAGAAGGGAGTGGGAGAGCCAGCTGAAGGATATGCAGAAGAAAATAGAAGAG CTGTACTGTGAGGTGAGAACCAAGCGAGCAGGGGCTGGACTGGACAGTGGCAGACAGGATGCCGCCAGTGATGCTGTGCATAGACTCAGCATCCGCTCCACCAGCACAGGGTCGAGTCTTCTCAGCGATAACTCCCACTCGGAGccactcagcagcagcagtcagtCAGAGCCAAACAGACATCCATCTTTACCTGGACTTTATCACAACAGAAGCATCAGTGTTGATGGTGGTTGCAGTAACAAAGACAGTCACCACTCCACCTGTTTCCAGAAAGACAGTCTGTGTGATTTTATAGTTGGTAATGAGTTCGCTCGGCGCCAGTATTCACAACCTAAGCTTGTGGATGTATTGAAATCTGCAGGGACTTGGCAGCAAAGCTCAGTCACTGATAATAAGGAAGATGTGGATACAGCAGCGCTGGATGCTGATTATCACGGAGCCCCAGAATGTGgagtaaaaaaggaaaatgtttgtaaaggcaaTGAGGAAAGAGACCCGAGCGACGGCAGTGACAAGAAGACGAATACGATTGCTCTTAATGCT GCTCTCAAAGAGATTGCTCGTGTAAGTGAGGAGCTTTGTAGTTACCAGGATGAGATCAGAAAGAAGAACGGAGATAAGAG GAATCGATCTGAATCTCTGTGCCTATCTCAGGAAAGTGACATACTCTTTGACCATAATGAAACGCGCCTAGATGTTGATGAAGCTCCTTGTGACCTCAGCCAGATCTACGATGATCTCCTGGCCTTGGAGAGGGAAAATTGGATCACTTTGTCTCCAGGTAACACCTGGCAAGTGAAAAGAGGGCTGAGTGAATCCTGGACAACAAAGAACAGTGATCCAGATggctacacaaacacacagacaagccATGGAGTGCACTCTGAAATGGATACAGCAGCCCCACCCATCCCTCCTCGGACCTCCTCCTGGAATCTGAGCACTCCCATCCATCCGGACACAGAACTGCACATCCCAGAATCTCCAATATCAACTGTGAAGAAGTGCCATAGTCCCTGCGCTTTAGTGGACAGAAAGTGTAGCAGCCCATCCATTGTCAGGAAGTTTGGGGCTATGCTAcaagaaaatgaaggaaaagttTTTGTAGATGGTGTGGTAGCATCGTGCTCTGTGCCTGCTAACTCTAACTGTAATATGGCCTGTTGCCATAACCGCTGGTCCTGTGATACAAGCAAGATCACTAACAGTAAGTTGTCCACATATGGATCTGTGCAGAAAAGCTTCTCTGAAGTCAACATACGGACTGCCAGGAAAGATCTGTGTTCAGATTACGGTCCAGGTGTTGGAAATTTAAAAGGTGCTGAGGCACAAACACCTCAAACTGTCAGAGAATTACCTGTAGAGTTGCTCCTGTCCTCACCTGTCAGCCCCAACCTTCAGGGATCCAGAAGAAACATTATGCTGGaacaaaaaacagctgagtTCAACCGAACTTTATTTCAGGCAGAGATGGGCCGTGGGGTAGATGGAGAAGACAGTTTTAGTGCAACGAATACCAGCTCAGTGGGTTTCCAGCCGGTCCATACAGAATCTGAGGTTTTACCTTCCAAAGAGACTAAGTTTGAGCCACATTTTACTGATGCAACCACTAGCATCATGGGTGTGCATCCTGAAGCAACTGTCTCAGAGTCTGCAATACAGAACCCTGAGGTCCAACCAAGGTCAGTAAGATGCACCACTAAACCAGAGGAGGCTATTATAAAGCAAGAACCTCCTTCTGTACTTTCAACTGTTCCACCACAGGCTGTTCTTAGGGAAGCACCAGTACCCTCTCATAATCCTGCACACCATTGTGAGGTCAAGCACAAAGTTCGAACAGCAAGCAGTCCTTCgaagaaaacacaacacagaggaGCAACAGAGGGTCTTTTTTCTGAACCGGTCTTGCCTGCAAGTACTCAGCCAGCTCAGCCTGTGGATGATTCCAGCTCTAAGAAAGAGAATCCCTATGGAGCAAAGACTCAGCCAGTCAGAGCTGCTGTTtcactccagcagctgtctgctgagaacaaacaaagacagacgGCAGCGCCAAGACATGTTTCTGGGTCTTCCTGCCAGTCTGACTCCTCCAGACCTGGGCCTCGAATAATGAATGACCATCCGTGGAAACCCCTCACTCTTGCTGCATACCCGAGGCCTGAGGGATCCAGGTCCAACTATGGAGCAGTGGAAAGAATTCTGAAAAATTATGAAAGTGCAGCTCGGGCACAACAGAACCAACAGAACGAGATGCATTCTAACTCTAACCCATTCTTCAGTGCTGCACAGGAGAAGAACGCCACAGAACTGGACATGCTGAATGTGAACCCTCTGCCTTTACCTCTTActttgagacacacacagagtgcaCACAACTTACAGACACACGCCAGTCATGCACAGCTAAGCAGCCACAGTGCCAGTGGTGTGAAAGAGATACAGCTTGTAAtacag GGTCAAGAAGACAACTAA
- the LOC116322592 gene encoding uncharacterized protein KIAA0408 isoform X2 has product MKCVCVGGMRTFTATLGIIRGKTGAEGGAGSQLEIHRGQMWPGPEPQQQQQQREAQHTRLKKKFEDLKKRHVHDKEEWMRQKESLLREVADIQGGENRRILLDLKTVLEEVQVEVKREEEKRTELQLQYTRDRCAWELEKAELKCRIAQLEAREAAGLVRGGVQSAAGPGSSASRCTREQHGETSTTRREREEQQRILADTYSTAMDLRSRLEHSERDWLREKAELLERFDVERREWESQLKDMQKKIEELYCEVRTKRAGAGLDSGRQDAASDAVHRLSIRSTSTGSSLLSDNSHSEPLSSSSQSEPNRHPSLPGLYHNRSISVDGGCSNKDSHHSTCFQKDSLCDFIVGNEFARRQYSQPKLVDVLKSAGTWQQSSVTDNKEDVDTAALDADYHGAPECGVKKENVCKGNEERDPSDGSDKKTNTIALNAALKEIARVSEELCSYQDEIRKKNGDKRNRSESLCLSQESDILFDHNETRLDVDEAPCDLSQIYDDLLALERENWITLSPGNTWQVKRGLSESWTTKNSDPDGYTNTQTSHGVHSEMDTAAPPIPPRTSSWNLSTPIHPDTELHIPESPISTVKKCHSPCALVDRKCSSPSIVRKFGAMLQENEGKVFVDGVVASCSVPANSNCNMACCHNRWSCDTSKITNSKLSTYGSVQKSFSEVNIRTARKDLCSDYGPGVGNLKGAEAQTPQTVRELPVELLLSSPVSPNLQGSRRNIMLEQKTAEFNRTLFQAEMGRGVDGEDSFSATNTSSVGFQPVHTESEVLPSKETKFEPHFTDATTSIMGVHPEATVSESAIQNPEVQPRSVRCTTKPEEAIIKQEPPSVLSTVPPQAVLREAPVPSHNPAHHCEVKHKVRTASSPSKKTQHRGATEGLFSEPVLPASTQPAQPVDDSSSKKENPYGAKTQPVRAAVSLQQLSAENKQRQTAAPRHVSGSSCQSDSSRPGPRIMNDHPWKPLTLAAYPRPEGSRSNYGAVERILKNYESAARAQQNQQNEMHSNSNPFFSAAQEKNATELDMLNVNPLPLPLTLRHTQSAHNLQTHASHAQLSSHSASGVKEIQLVIQENEEPSVFSSSSHKSFSRPARPANRRLPSRWASRSPTSSSSTSSSPSTTPVVPPSIPLQKLSSSFTYSHAFHIETIII; this is encoded by the exons ATgaaatgtgtatgtgtgggggGAATGAGGACATTCACTGCAACACTCGGGATTATCAGAGGAAAAACAG GTGCAGAGGGTGGAGCGGGGTCCCAGCTTGAGATTCACAGGGGGCAAATGTGGCCAGGTCCAGAAccccagcagcagcaacagcagcggGAAGCCCAGCATACACggctaaaaaagaaatttgAGGATCTGAAAAAGCGACACGTACATGACAAAGAAGAATGGATGCGACAGAAGGAGTCATTGTTGAGAGAAGTGGCTGACATTCAA GGAGGGGAGAACAGGAGGATTCTGTTGGACCTGAAGACGGTTTTAGAAGAAGTGCAGGTGGAGgtgaagagagaagaagagaagagaaccGAGCTCCAGTTGCAGTATACCAGAGACAGATGTGCATGGGAGCTGGAGAAAGCTGAACTTAAATGCAGGATTGCACAG TTGGAGGCTAGAGAGGCTGCTGGATTGGTACGTGGAGGGGTCCAGTCAGCAGCAGGACCTGGCTCTTCAGCTTCACGGTGCACTCGAGAACAGCACGGTGAGACATCGACGACCCGCAGGGAGAGGGAAGAGCAGCAGAGGATCCTGGCAGATACATATTCTACGGCCATGGACCTGCGCAGCCGCCTGGAGCACAGTGAGAGGGACTGGTTGAGAGAGAAAGCTGAGCTGCTGGAAAGGTTTGACGTGGAGAGAAGGGAGTGGGAGAGCCAGCTGAAGGATATGCAGAAGAAAATAGAAGAG CTGTACTGTGAGGTGAGAACCAAGCGAGCAGGGGCTGGACTGGACAGTGGCAGACAGGATGCCGCCAGTGATGCTGTGCATAGACTCAGCATCCGCTCCACCAGCACAGGGTCGAGTCTTCTCAGCGATAACTCCCACTCGGAGccactcagcagcagcagtcagtCAGAGCCAAACAGACATCCATCTTTACCTGGACTTTATCACAACAGAAGCATCAGTGTTGATGGTGGTTGCAGTAACAAAGACAGTCACCACTCCACCTGTTTCCAGAAAGACAGTCTGTGTGATTTTATAGTTGGTAATGAGTTCGCTCGGCGCCAGTATTCACAACCTAAGCTTGTGGATGTATTGAAATCTGCAGGGACTTGGCAGCAAAGCTCAGTCACTGATAATAAGGAAGATGTGGATACAGCAGCGCTGGATGCTGATTATCACGGAGCCCCAGAATGTGgagtaaaaaaggaaaatgtttgtaaaggcaaTGAGGAAAGAGACCCGAGCGACGGCAGTGACAAGAAGACGAATACGATTGCTCTTAATGCT GCTCTCAAAGAGATTGCTCGTGTAAGTGAGGAGCTTTGTAGTTACCAGGATGAGATCAGAAAGAAGAACGGAGATAAGAG GAATCGATCTGAATCTCTGTGCCTATCTCAGGAAAGTGACATACTCTTTGACCATAATGAAACGCGCCTAGATGTTGATGAAGCTCCTTGTGACCTCAGCCAGATCTACGATGATCTCCTGGCCTTGGAGAGGGAAAATTGGATCACTTTGTCTCCAGGTAACACCTGGCAAGTGAAAAGAGGGCTGAGTGAATCCTGGACAACAAAGAACAGTGATCCAGATggctacacaaacacacagacaagccATGGAGTGCACTCTGAAATGGATACAGCAGCCCCACCCATCCCTCCTCGGACCTCCTCCTGGAATCTGAGCACTCCCATCCATCCGGACACAGAACTGCACATCCCAGAATCTCCAATATCAACTGTGAAGAAGTGCCATAGTCCCTGCGCTTTAGTGGACAGAAAGTGTAGCAGCCCATCCATTGTCAGGAAGTTTGGGGCTATGCTAcaagaaaatgaaggaaaagttTTTGTAGATGGTGTGGTAGCATCGTGCTCTGTGCCTGCTAACTCTAACTGTAATATGGCCTGTTGCCATAACCGCTGGTCCTGTGATACAAGCAAGATCACTAACAGTAAGTTGTCCACATATGGATCTGTGCAGAAAAGCTTCTCTGAAGTCAACATACGGACTGCCAGGAAAGATCTGTGTTCAGATTACGGTCCAGGTGTTGGAAATTTAAAAGGTGCTGAGGCACAAACACCTCAAACTGTCAGAGAATTACCTGTAGAGTTGCTCCTGTCCTCACCTGTCAGCCCCAACCTTCAGGGATCCAGAAGAAACATTATGCTGGaacaaaaaacagctgagtTCAACCGAACTTTATTTCAGGCAGAGATGGGCCGTGGGGTAGATGGAGAAGACAGTTTTAGTGCAACGAATACCAGCTCAGTGGGTTTCCAGCCGGTCCATACAGAATCTGAGGTTTTACCTTCCAAAGAGACTAAGTTTGAGCCACATTTTACTGATGCAACCACTAGCATCATGGGTGTGCATCCTGAAGCAACTGTCTCAGAGTCTGCAATACAGAACCCTGAGGTCCAACCAAGGTCAGTAAGATGCACCACTAAACCAGAGGAGGCTATTATAAAGCAAGAACCTCCTTCTGTACTTTCAACTGTTCCACCACAGGCTGTTCTTAGGGAAGCACCAGTACCCTCTCATAATCCTGCACACCATTGTGAGGTCAAGCACAAAGTTCGAACAGCAAGCAGTCCTTCgaagaaaacacaacacagaggaGCAACAGAGGGTCTTTTTTCTGAACCGGTCTTGCCTGCAAGTACTCAGCCAGCTCAGCCTGTGGATGATTCCAGCTCTAAGAAAGAGAATCCCTATGGAGCAAAGACTCAGCCAGTCAGAGCTGCTGTTtcactccagcagctgtctgctgagaacaaacaaagacagacgGCAGCGCCAAGACATGTTTCTGGGTCTTCCTGCCAGTCTGACTCCTCCAGACCTGGGCCTCGAATAATGAATGACCATCCGTGGAAACCCCTCACTCTTGCTGCATACCCGAGGCCTGAGGGATCCAGGTCCAACTATGGAGCAGTGGAAAGAATTCTGAAAAATTATGAAAGTGCAGCTCGGGCACAACAGAACCAACAGAACGAGATGCATTCTAACTCTAACCCATTCTTCAGTGCTGCACAGGAGAAGAACGCCACAGAACTGGACATGCTGAATGTGAACCCTCTGCCTTTACCTCTTActttgagacacacacagagtgcaCACAACTTACAGACACACGCCAGTCATGCACAGCTAAGCAGCCACAGTGCCAGTGGTGTGAAAGAGATACAGCTTGTAAtacag gaAAATGAAGAGCCTTCtgtcttttcttcctcctcccaCAAGAGCTTTTCAAGACCTGCCCGCCCAGCCAACCGTCGTCTCCCCTCACGATGGGCCAGCCGCTCCCCCACTTCGTCCTCTTCCACCTCGTCCTCTCCCTCTACCACTCCTGTTGTGCCTCCATCCATTCCCCTTCAGaagctctcctcctcctttacaTACTCACATGCCTTTCACATTGAGACTATCATCATTTGA